A genomic region of Desulfovibrio sp. contains the following coding sequences:
- a CDS encoding DUF1848 domain-containing protein, with product MKWRTVQITTASGQANAVAPEIIAASRATDIPAFYAPWFVNRLRAGYARWINPFNGRPQFVSFANTRVVVFWSKNPRPLLPLLPEVEARGLAWYLEFTLNDYEAESWEPNLPPLAQRIDIFRRFADAAGPERVVWRFDPLMLAGKLAQNPDGCQVLLDKMARIGKALKGCTRKLVFSFADIADYRKVRENLRRAGLAWRDFTQAEMQAVAAGVAALAAEMGAEPCTCGEKGDYSAWGISHNRCTDPELILKLTNRHPDMLRLFGIAPQRQLGLPLELSSGANLASTLHEYPRDTGQRSVCLCVPCKDVGQYDTCPHGCVYCYANTSPAVAARNFRRHDPEGESIFAEPERTA from the coding sequence ATGAAGTGGCGTACAGTACAGATAACCACCGCATCGGGGCAGGCAAATGCCGTTGCACCGGAGATCATTGCGGCCAGCCGGGCAACGGATATTCCGGCCTTTTACGCGCCCTGGTTTGTCAACAGGCTGCGCGCGGGATATGCCCGCTGGATCAACCCTTTCAACGGGCGGCCCCAGTTTGTGTCCTTTGCCAACACGCGGGTTGTCGTGTTCTGGAGCAAAAATCCGCGGCCTTTGCTGCCCTTGCTGCCGGAGGTGGAGGCGCGGGGCCTCGCCTGGTACCTGGAATTTACGCTCAACGATTATGAGGCTGAAAGTTGGGAACCCAATCTGCCACCGCTTGCCCAACGCATAGACATCTTCCGTCGTTTTGCCGATGCGGCAGGGCCGGAACGGGTGGTGTGGCGCTTTGACCCCCTGATGCTGGCCGGGAAACTGGCGCAAAATCCTGACGGTTGCCAGGTGCTGCTGGACAAAATGGCCCGCATCGGCAAAGCCCTGAAAGGCTGTACCCGCAAGCTGGTGTTCAGTTTTGCCGACATCGCCGACTACCGCAAGGTGCGGGAAAATCTGCGCCGGGCGGGCCTTGCCTGGCGTGATTTTACGCAGGCGGAAATGCAGGCCGTGGCAGCGGGGGTGGCCGCTCTTGCTGCGGAAATGGGCGCGGAACCCTGCACCTGTGGTGAAAAGGGCGACTACTCGGCATGGGGCATCAGCCATAACCGCTGCACCGACCCGGAACTTATCCTCAAGCTCACCAACAGGCACCCGGACATGCTGCGTCTCTTCGGCATTGCGCCGCAGCGGCAACTGGGCCTGCCCCTAGAACTGTCTTCAGGCGCAAACCTTGCCAGCACACTGCATGAGTACCCGCGCGACACAGGCCAGCGTTCCGTGTGCCTGTGCGTACCCTGCAAGGATGTGGGCCAGTACGACACTTGCCCCCACGGCTGCGTGTACTGCTACGCCAATACCTCGCCCGCCGTTGCGGCCCGGAATTTCCGGCGGCACGACCCGGAGGGGGAGAGCATTTTTGCAGAGCCGGAGAGGACAGCCTGA
- a CDS encoding radical SAM protein, with protein sequence MEAYTRHIASVAQEVQKQNPQVCAGCPDLVPLSHSVCVPKLRFAVLSLNHHRHICNCRCVYCDLWKPGQHPRPIAILPAIQSLYEQDALEKNCAVSWGGGESTLLPDFEATGRWLREHDYFQYVHTNALRHSAWIDEMLSTGGGKINISLDSGNAAAYARVKGGDWWNDVMASMEKYFVAAITPEQIDIKYIIFEENNKIADIEQFFQICRRFGIVNVQLSFNFLEVNAGAVSEHSITAAAYFMHRAQELALACELFFVDAPLRERIDRARSKFFQ encoded by the coding sequence ATGGAGGCATATACCCGCCATATCGCCAGCGTTGCGCAGGAAGTGCAGAAGCAGAATCCCCAGGTATGTGCGGGCTGCCCCGATCTTGTTCCCCTTTCGCATTCTGTCTGTGTGCCCAAGCTGCGATTTGCCGTTCTTTCCCTGAATCACCACAGACACATCTGCAACTGCCGCTGCGTCTACTGCGACCTGTGGAAGCCTGGGCAGCACCCGCGCCCCATTGCCATTCTCCCTGCCATACAGAGCCTGTATGAGCAGGACGCACTGGAAAAAAACTGCGCCGTAAGCTGGGGCGGGGGAGAATCCACCCTGTTGCCCGATTTTGAAGCCACAGGCCGCTGGCTGCGCGAGCATGACTACTTTCAGTACGTGCATACCAATGCGTTGCGACATTCTGCCTGGATTGACGAAATGCTTTCCACCGGCGGCGGCAAAATCAACATCAGTCTTGATTCCGGCAATGCCGCAGCCTATGCCCGAGTTAAGGGCGGCGACTGGTGGAATGACGTGATGGCTTCGATGGAAAAATATTTTGTTGCAGCAATCACGCCAGAACAAATTGATATCAAATACATAATTTTTGAAGAAAATAACAAGATCGCCGACATTGAGCAGTTTTTCCAGATCTGCCGCCGCTTCGGCATAGTGAATGTACAGTTGTCCTTCAATTTTCTGGAAGTAAATGCTGGCGCGGTCAGTGAGCATTCCATTACCGCAGCCGCGTATTTTATGCACCGGGCGCAGGAACTGGCTCTTGCTTGCGAGCTGTTTTTTGTGGATGCACCGTTGCGTGAACGCATTGACCGGGCACGCAGCAAATTTTTTCAGTAG
- a CDS encoding fumarate hydratase: MKEINVEDIARAVADLAVRACCRLPQDMVDGMHKAHEAEPSPVGKNILEQLLENAAIAASDGIPICQDTGLAVIFADVGQDVRIVGGAFEDAVNEGVRRGYVDGYLRKSCVAEPLFERKNTRDNTPAVIHTRLVPGDSLRLRLAPKGAGSENKSVVKMLVPADGIEGVRKVVLDAVLAAGPNSCPPMVVGVGLGGTMEMAAICAKRAAARDLESRNHDPRYAAFEEELLELINKTGIGPQGLGGLTTALKVHVEWAPTHIASLPVAVNINCHAARHAEVTL, translated from the coding sequence ATGAAGGAAATCAATGTTGAGGACATAGCGCGCGCCGTTGCCGACCTTGCAGTGCGGGCCTGCTGCCGCCTGCCGCAGGATATGGTGGATGGCATGCATAAGGCGCATGAGGCGGAACCCTCGCCCGTGGGCAAAAACATTCTTGAACAACTGCTGGAAAATGCGGCAATCGCGGCCAGCGATGGCATCCCCATTTGTCAGGATACCGGCCTTGCCGTCATTTTTGCCGATGTGGGGCAGGATGTGCGCATTGTGGGCGGCGCATTTGAAGACGCCGTCAATGAGGGCGTGCGCCGGGGCTATGTGGACGGGTACCTGCGCAAATCCTGTGTGGCGGAGCCATTGTTTGAACGCAAAAATACGCGCGACAACACTCCTGCCGTCATCCACACCCGTCTTGTGCCAGGAGACTCTCTGCGCCTGCGCCTGGCCCCCAAGGGGGCAGGTTCTGAAAACAAGAGCGTGGTCAAAATGCTTGTGCCCGCTGACGGTATTGAAGGCGTGCGTAAGGTGGTGCTGGATGCCGTGCTGGCAGCAGGGCCTAACTCCTGTCCGCCCATGGTGGTGGGCGTTGGCCTTGGCGGCACCATGGAAATGGCCGCCATTTGCGCCAAGCGCGCCGCCGCCCGCGACCTTGAAAGCCGCAACCATGATCCGCGCTACGCGGCCTTTGAAGAAGAACTGCTTGAGCTTATCAACAAGACCGGCATTGGCCCTCAGGGCCTTGGCGGGCTGACTACGGCGCTGAAAGTGCATGTGGAATGGGCGCCCACCCACATTGCCTCCCTGCCTGTGGCAGTGAACATCAACTGCCACGCGGCGCGCCACGCCGAAGTTACGCTGTAG
- a CDS encoding WcbI family polysaccharide biosynthesis putative acetyltransferase, with the protein MTKALCLLHANCQGDALRPLLENTPAFASRFYIRQYVNYTRQSIADSDIERCELFLYQRLAPKWGDLSTEQMLPRLPQHCQTIEIPNLFFKGYWPFWSRDERINFADSLLETLLQKVTPQEALTLYLRGAASLLGDADALNAQAGESLAREEAKEADAPIRCAPLLRERWRDEQMFITVNHPGRELLFHMADSLLHLLGLGALPPSTRGAYVHPLEDFWLPIHPAVGSALRLPFASADKRWPIFHSLLTHREYTLCYMACRANNVPDFLTFLKNLSPDALRLAAKDMTG; encoded by the coding sequence ATGACCAAGGCTCTGTGTCTTCTGCACGCCAACTGCCAGGGCGATGCCCTGCGGCCCCTGCTGGAAAACACCCCGGCCTTTGCCAGCCGGTTTTATATCCGCCAGTATGTGAATTACACGCGGCAGAGTATTGCAGACAGCGATATCGAACGCTGCGAGCTTTTTCTCTATCAGCGCCTTGCACCCAAGTGGGGCGACCTTTCCACAGAACAGATGCTGCCGCGCCTGCCGCAGCATTGCCAGACCATTGAGATTCCCAACCTCTTTTTCAAGGGTTACTGGCCCTTCTGGTCCCGCGATGAACGCATCAACTTTGCCGACAGCCTGCTGGAAACGCTGCTGCAAAAGGTCACGCCACAAGAGGCGCTGACCCTCTATCTGCGCGGCGCAGCCTCGCTGCTGGGCGATGCGGACGCGCTCAACGCGCAGGCTGGGGAATCGCTTGCGCGTGAGGAAGCCAAGGAGGCCGATGCCCCCATACGTTGCGCACCGCTGCTGCGCGAGCGCTGGCGTGACGAACAGATGTTCATCACGGTCAACCACCCAGGCCGCGAACTGCTGTTCCACATGGCAGACAGCCTGCTGCATCTGTTGGGCCTTGGTGCCCTGCCCCCCTCCACACGCGGGGCATATGTTCACCCGCTTGAAGATTTCTGGCTGCCCATCCATCCTGCGGTGGGGAGCGCGCTGCGTCTGCCCTTTGCCAGCGCGGACAAACGCTGGCCCATCTTCCACTCCCTGCTCACGCACAGGGAGTATACCCTGTGCTACATGGCCTGCCGCGCAAACAATGTGCCGGACTTTCTGACCTTTCTGAAAAACCTCTCGCCGGATGCCCTGCGACTGGCCGCAAAAGATATGACAGGCTGA
- a CDS encoding flavodoxin family protein produces the protein MKVLMLNGSPHPKGCTFTALSTVAAQLEKNGVETQMLQLGTKPIQCCIGCGKCKDTGHCVFNADHVNEAIDLLREADGFVVGSPVYYAGPNGGVCSFLDRMFYGKSLHYAFKPAAAVVSCRRGGASASFDRLNKYFTIARMPVVSSQYWNAVHGNTPEQVMQDKEGLQIMRTLGDNMAWLLKCIAAGKAAGVATPTPEPWDPTNFIR, from the coding sequence ATGAAGGTACTCATGCTCAACGGCAGCCCGCATCCCAAGGGCTGTACCTTTACCGCGCTGTCCACGGTTGCGGCGCAGCTGGAAAAAAATGGAGTTGAAACGCAGATGCTCCAGTTGGGCACAAAACCCATCCAGTGCTGTATTGGCTGCGGCAAGTGCAAGGATACCGGGCATTGCGTGTTCAATGCCGACCACGTTAACGAGGCCATTGACCTGCTGCGCGAGGCAGACGGCTTTGTTGTGGGTTCTCCTGTTTACTACGCCGGGCCCAACGGCGGCGTATGTTCCTTTCTTGACCGCATGTTCTATGGCAAGTCCCTCCACTATGCCTTCAAGCCCGCCGCCGCTGTGGTGAGCTGCCGTCGTGGCGGGGCCAGCGCATCCTTTGACCGGCTGAACAAGTACTTTACCATTGCGCGCATGCCCGTTGTTTCTTCCCAGTACTGGAACGCCGTGCACGGCAATACGCCGGAGCAGGTAATGCAGGACAAGGAAGGCTTGCAGATCATGCGCACCCTTGGCGACAACATGGCGTGGCTGCTCAAGTGCATTGCCGCTGGCAAGGCCGCTGGCGTGGCAACCCCGACCCCGGAGCCGTGGGATCCCACCAACTTTATTCGCTAG
- a CDS encoding metallophosphoesterase, with the protein MFRFFLVTGIGLAVINGWISWWLWRALSGTGWLRIALCILVLVLGAAFPLLYKGHGDSLAHVWALRAGAFWMGVAFYAFTLVLLADIWGLGARIFGALPPTAPRWGAVLLVMGLPLLLGVGSWFNAAFPALRHYDITVRTQGPVPAAYAEKPLKLGVITDMHLGRLLTAGRLGRAVELLAPEQPDAILYVGDIIDDHIKLDAEATAAALAVAQPRLGHWAVPGNHEYISGSIDKSLDFLRTVGMHVLRDQWAVVDNSFVLAGRDDMSKPGFTGIQRGSMDEILADLPDQYRSLPLVVMDHQPAALDEARNAGAALMLSGHTHNGQLWPFNFVTELRYENPLGLLTKGNFHSIVSAGTGTWGPPLRTTGRAEVLLVTVHFVSADNTAP; encoded by the coding sequence ATGTTCCGATTTTTTCTGGTAACAGGCATAGGCCTGGCCGTTATCAACGGCTGGATATCCTGGTGGCTGTGGCGCGCACTTTCCGGCACGGGCTGGTTGCGCATCGCGCTCTGCATCCTTGTGCTCGTCCTCGGCGCGGCCTTTCCCCTGCTCTACAAGGGGCATGGCGACAGCCTTGCCCATGTGTGGGCTCTGCGGGCCGGGGCATTCTGGATGGGCGTGGCCTTCTACGCCTTCACGCTTGTGCTGCTTGCCGACATCTGGGGGCTTGGCGCACGTATCTTTGGCGCGCTGCCGCCCACAGCACCGCGCTGGGGCGCAGTACTGCTGGTCATGGGCCTGCCTCTGCTGCTGGGCGTGGGCAGCTGGTTCAACGCGGCCTTTCCCGCGCTGCGGCACTACGACATCACTGTCCGCACGCAAGGCCCTGTGCCGGCTGCATACGCAGAAAAACCACTGAAGCTGGGCGTCATTACCGACATGCATCTGGGCCGCCTCCTCACCGCAGGACGGCTTGGAAGAGCCGTAGAACTGCTGGCCCCTGAGCAGCCTGACGCAATCCTCTATGTTGGCGACATCATTGACGACCACATAAAACTGGATGCGGAAGCCACCGCCGCAGCCCTGGCCGTTGCCCAACCGCGCCTTGGGCATTGGGCCGTGCCGGGCAACCACGAGTATATCTCTGGTTCCATTGATAAAAGTCTGGATTTTCTGCGCACTGTGGGTATGCACGTGCTGCGCGACCAGTGGGCCGTGGTGGACAACAGCTTTGTGCTCGCTGGCAGGGACGATATGAGCAAGCCCGGTTTTACCGGCATTCAGCGGGGCAGTATGGATGAGATTTTGGCCGACCTGCCCGATCAGTACCGCAGCCTGCCTCTTGTGGTTATGGATCACCAGCCCGCCGCCCTTGACGAAGCCCGCAATGCGGGCGCTGCGCTCATGCTGTCCGGGCACACGCACAACGGGCAACTCTGGCCCTTTAACTTTGTGACGGAACTGAGATACGAAAACCCGCTGGGCTTGCTGACAAAAGGCAACTTCCACTCTATCGTCAGCGCGGGCACCGGCACCTGGGGGCCGCCCCTGCGTACCACAGGCCGCGCCGAGGTTTTGCTGGTTACGGTGCATTTTGTTTCTGCGGACAATACCGCTCCATAG
- the dnaE gene encoding DNA polymerase III subunit alpha, with amino-acid sequence MSDFVHLHCHTEYSLLDGAIRIKDLCARAKDFGMPACAITDHGNLFGAAYFYQGCKDYGVKPIFGCEVYVCHDHKDKSTESPLARRRNHLILLAQNTTGYHNLVKLVTQGYLEGFYYKPRVDKPLLRKYSEGLVCLSACIAGEIPRAILADDMDKALSLTREYADIYPDRFYLELQSNGLPEQTKANNALLELAETTGVPLVATNDCHYLTADDAEAHEVLLCIQTQTTMDDPKRMRFGTHELYYKSIEEMEKPFAHVPEALANTMRIAEQCNVELDFGHHYFPVYKLPEGASLDSEFRRLAEEGLEKRLEKHPDRDTIDVQLYRDRLQYELRVILEMGFPGYFLIVQEFINWAKNHNVPVGPGRGSAAGSLVAWALRITNLDPIPYNLLFERFLNNERVSLPDIDVDFCERRRVEVIKHMVETYGEGSVAQITTFGTMKAKGVVRDVGRALGMSFAETDRIAKLVPADLKMTIKKALEAEPELENIYHSDPKVKHLLDTARRLEGLARHASTHAAGLVVSDKPMEEYLPLYQGKRGELVTQFDGPMTEKAGLVKFDFLGLKTMTLIQDTLDNITLQGHEPPDLDNLPLTDTETYELYARGDTDGVFQVESSGMRQYLRMLKPSCFEDVIAMLALYRPGPLGSGMVDEFIKRKHGQVPVVYPHQSLTECLRDTYGVIVYQEQVMQIAQIIASYTLGGADLLRRAMGKKKAEAMAKERVNFVTGAEKNNIDKDKANEIFDLMEKFAEYGFNKSHSAAYALISYYTAFLKVHYKVEFMAALLTSEMGNQDKLLKYVSCCKDMDINVVQASVNQSQREFTAHDGQVVFGLGGIKNVGDEAIREIVEARAEGGDFASLFDMCCRVNLRKVTKRVLESLVKGGACDCFGVPRAAMLAAIEIVVARAQKKAKDKTSNQVSLLSMAPVVESAPQPGIGLDCPEALLPEMADDDKLRAEKEALGFFLTSHPLQPFIREIRRLGLTTLEDARELFPGAEIRCAALVVSVKEVLTKSKGERMAFVGIEDLTGHAEVTFFPRTYAECRDLLRSEQPICLVARLDSQTDNGDNGDMDEEADEGPREIKLLGQTVRSLADACGQSDTPICVQIPQHRLGREDMLALRNLLEKFPGPVEAHAQIFLDGHVCILHLDNTLKVRPGPDLDKALAAWAS; translated from the coding sequence ATGTCAGATTTTGTCCATCTTCATTGCCATACCGAATACAGCCTGCTTGACGGCGCCATCCGCATCAAGGATCTGTGCGCCCGCGCCAAGGATTTCGGCATGCCCGCCTGCGCCATTACCGACCACGGCAACCTCTTTGGCGCGGCCTATTTTTATCAGGGTTGCAAGGATTACGGCGTCAAACCCATCTTTGGGTGCGAGGTTTACGTCTGCCACGACCACAAGGATAAAAGCACGGAGTCGCCCCTGGCGCGCCGCCGCAACCACCTGATTTTGCTGGCCCAGAACACCACGGGCTATCACAATCTGGTCAAGCTGGTCACACAGGGCTACCTTGAGGGTTTTTATTACAAACCCCGCGTGGATAAACCCCTGCTGCGCAAGTATTCCGAGGGCCTCGTCTGCCTTTCTGCCTGCATTGCGGGCGAAATCCCCCGCGCCATTCTTGCGGACGACATGGACAAGGCCCTGAGCCTCACGCGGGAATACGCCGATATCTACCCCGACCGTTTTTATCTTGAGTTGCAGTCCAACGGCCTGCCGGAGCAGACCAAGGCCAACAACGCCCTGCTGGAACTGGCGGAAACCACGGGCGTGCCGCTGGTTGCCACCAACGACTGCCACTACCTCACCGCTGACGATGCCGAAGCCCACGAAGTGCTGCTCTGCATTCAGACGCAGACCACCATGGACGACCCAAAGCGCATGCGCTTTGGCACCCATGAGCTATACTACAAATCCATCGAAGAGATGGAAAAACCCTTTGCCCATGTGCCCGAAGCCCTGGCCAACACCATGCGCATTGCCGAGCAGTGCAATGTGGAGCTGGACTTCGGTCACCACTATTTCCCGGTGTACAAGCTGCCGGAAGGGGCCAGCCTTGATTCCGAATTTCGGCGGCTGGCAGAAGAAGGGCTGGAAAAACGGCTGGAAAAACACCCCGACAGAGACACTATTGACGTCCAGCTCTATCGGGACCGCCTGCAGTACGAACTGCGAGTTATCCTTGAAATGGGTTTTCCCGGTTACTTCCTCATCGTGCAGGAATTCATCAACTGGGCAAAGAACCACAATGTTCCCGTGGGGCCGGGGCGCGGTTCCGCCGCCGGTTCGCTGGTGGCGTGGGCTCTGCGCATCACCAACCTTGATCCCATCCCCTACAATCTGCTGTTTGAACGCTTTCTGAACAACGAACGCGTCTCCCTGCCCGATATCGACGTGGACTTTTGCGAACGCCGCCGCGTCGAGGTCATCAAGCACATGGTGGAAACCTACGGCGAAGGCTCGGTGGCGCAGATCACCACCTTCGGCACCATGAAGGCCAAGGGCGTTGTGCGCGACGTGGGCCGCGCCCTGGGCATGAGCTTTGCGGAAACTGACCGCATCGCCAAACTGGTGCCCGCCGACCTCAAGATGACCATCAAAAAGGCGCTGGAGGCAGAGCCGGAGCTGGAAAACATTTACCACTCCGACCCCAAGGTCAAACACCTGCTGGACACGGCCCGCCGCCTTGAAGGTCTGGCCCGCCACGCATCCACCCACGCCGCCGGGCTTGTGGTTTCAGACAAGCCCATGGAGGAATACCTCCCCCTGTATCAGGGCAAACGCGGCGAACTTGTGACCCAGTTTGACGGCCCCATGACGGAAAAAGCCGGGCTGGTGAAGTTCGACTTTCTTGGCCTCAAAACCATGACCCTGATTCAGGACACCCTGGACAACATCACCCTTCAGGGCCATGAACCGCCAGATCTCGACAACCTGCCGCTTACGGATACGGAAACCTACGAGCTTTACGCCCGTGGCGACACGGACGGCGTTTTTCAGGTGGAAAGTTCGGGCATGCGGCAGTACCTGCGCATGCTCAAGCCCTCGTGCTTTGAAGACGTCATAGCCATGCTGGCCCTGTACCGCCCCGGCCCGCTCGGTTCGGGCATGGTGGACGAATTCATCAAGCGCAAGCACGGGCAGGTACCCGTGGTCTATCCGCACCAGTCGCTTACAGAATGCCTGCGCGATACCTACGGCGTCATCGTCTATCAGGAACAGGTCATGCAGATCGCCCAGATCATCGCCAGCTATACGCTTGGCGGGGCCGATCTGCTGCGCCGCGCCATGGGCAAAAAGAAAGCCGAAGCCATGGCCAAGGAACGCGTCAACTTTGTCACCGGCGCGGAAAAGAACAACATCGACAAGGACAAGGCCAACGAAATTTTCGACTTGATGGAAAAGTTCGCCGAATACGGCTTCAACAAGTCGCACTCCGCCGCCTATGCCCTTATTTCGTACTACACGGCCTTTCTCAAGGTTCACTACAAGGTCGAGTTCATGGCCGCCCTGCTCACCTCGGAAATGGGCAATCAGGACAAGCTGCTCAAGTATGTCTCGTGCTGCAAGGACATGGACATCAATGTGGTGCAGGCCTCGGTAAACCAGAGCCAGCGCGAATTTACGGCCCACGACGGGCAGGTGGTCTTTGGCCTTGGCGGCATCAAGAACGTGGGCGATGAAGCCATACGTGAAATTGTGGAAGCCAGGGCCGAAGGCGGCGACTTTGCCTCGCTGTTCGATATGTGCTGCCGGGTAAACCTGCGCAAGGTTACCAAGCGCGTGCTTGAATCGCTCGTCAAGGGCGGCGCATGCGACTGCTTTGGCGTACCCCGCGCCGCCATGCTGGCGGCCATTGAAATTGTGGTTGCCCGCGCGCAAAAAAAGGCCAAGGACAAAACATCCAATCAGGTCTCGCTGCTCTCCATGGCTCCTGTGGTGGAAAGCGCGCCCCAGCCCGGCATCGGGCTTGACTGCCCAGAAGCCTTGCTGCCAGAAATGGCGGATGACGACAAACTGCGGGCAGAAAAAGAAGCTCTGGGCTTCTTTTTGACCAGCCATCCCCTCCAGCCATTCATACGCGAGATCCGCCGCCTGGGACTCACCACGCTGGAAGACGCACGCGAACTGTTCCCCGGCGCGGAAATCCGCTGCGCCGCGCTGGTTGTCAGCGTGAAGGAAGTGCTGACAAAATCCAAGGGCGAACGCATGGCCTTTGTGGGCATTGAAGACCTCACCGGTCACGCCGAAGTGACGTTTTTCCCACGCACGTACGCCGAATGCCGCGATCTTTTGCGCTCAGAGCAGCCCATCTGCCTGGTGGCACGACTCGACAGCCAGACCGACAACGGCGACAACGGCGATATGGATGAAGAAGCTGACGAAGGCCCGCGCGAAATCAAACTGCTGGGCCAGACCGTCCGCTCGCTGGCCGATGCCTGCGGCCAGAGCGACACCCCTATATGCGTGCAGATACCGCAACACCGCCTTGGGCGCGAAGACATGCTGGCCCTGCGCAATCTTCTGGAAAAATTCCCCGGCCCGGTGGAAGCGCATGCCCAGATTTTTCTTGATGGACACGTGTGCATTCTGCACCTCGACAACACTCTGAAAGTACGCCCCGGGCCGGATCTGGATAAAGCTCTTGCTGCCTGGGCTTCATAA
- a CDS encoding SLC13 family permease, with amino-acid sequence MKRPALWAFMLLAIVLFAGHEAFAASSLGIKLPEDPTKAYITLGILLVAAVMFFTEIVPLPITALLVPVALSLTNVVSSKVAFGYFGDPTVVLFMAMFIVGEATFITGFADKVGGLAVKLSKGNPVKLIVYTMAAIGLLSTVLSNTGTTVVAVPMVLGMCMKAKLAPGKVLMPVAFASSLGGTVTLVGTPPNGIINSMLAQTGQSPFGFFEFGLIGMPLLVVGLLYYAIAGHKLLPERMQLDGEDDIEVDAKVRRDNKMWHSVLIFAFVVAMMASEVMPLTTAAVLGACLMVITGCMTMREAFRSVDWTTIFLFAGMLSMSAAMDKSGAAAIVANAVVSTVNDPWMLMFVCCALTAAITNFMSNTATAALMAPLALPIAMASGISPLPIAMGIAMSASCCFLTPIATPPNTIVLGPGRYSFMDYVKAGWPLQLISLIMCWLLIPLIWPFH; translated from the coding sequence ATGAAAAGACCAGCTCTATGGGCGTTTATGCTGCTTGCGATTGTTCTTTTTGCCGGACATGAGGCCTTTGCAGCTTCCAGTCTTGGCATCAAGCTACCAGAAGACCCCACCAAGGCATACATCACCCTGGGCATCCTGCTGGTTGCAGCAGTGATGTTTTTTACGGAAATTGTCCCCCTGCCCATCACGGCCCTGCTTGTGCCGGTGGCTCTTTCGCTCACAAATGTGGTTTCGTCCAAGGTTGCTTTTGGCTACTTTGGCGACCCCACCGTTGTGCTCTTCATGGCCATGTTCATTGTGGGCGAAGCCACGTTTATTACCGGCTTTGCAGACAAGGTAGGCGGCCTTGCCGTCAAGCTTTCCAAAGGCAATCCGGTTAAACTGATCGTATACACCATGGCGGCTATTGGCCTGCTCTCAACCGTGCTTTCAAACACCGGCACCACAGTTGTGGCCGTGCCCATGGTGCTTGGCATGTGCATGAAGGCCAAGCTTGCCCCCGGCAAGGTGCTTATGCCCGTTGCCTTTGCCTCGTCACTGGGCGGCACGGTAACCCTTGTGGGCACGCCGCCCAACGGCATTATAAACTCCATGCTGGCCCAGACAGGGCAAAGCCCCTTTGGCTTTTTTGAATTCGGCCTTATCGGCATGCCTCTGCTGGTTGTGGGCTTGCTTTACTATGCCATTGCGGGCCACAAATTGCTGCCCGAAAGAATGCAACTCGATGGCGAAGACGACATTGAAGTTGATGCCAAGGTACGCCGCGACAACAAAATGTGGCATTCCGTGCTGATCTTCGCCTTTGTGGTCGCCATGATGGCCAGCGAAGTCATGCCCCTGACCACCGCCGCCGTTCTGGGCGCCTGCCTCATGGTCATTACAGGTTGCATGACCATGCGTGAAGCCTTCCGCAGCGTTGACTGGACAACAATTTTTCTGTTCGCGGGCATGCTTTCCATGTCGGCCGCCATGGACAAGTCCGGCGCAGCCGCCATTGTGGCTAACGCCGTGGTGAGCACGGTCAATGACCCGTGGATGCTCATGTTTGTGTGCTGCGCCCTCACAGCCGCCATCACCAACTTCATGTCCAATACCGCCACTGCGGCCCTGATGGCTCCGCTGGCTCTGCCCATCGCCATGGCCAGCGGCATTTCGCCCCTGCCCATCGCCATGGGCATTGCCATGTCGGCCTCGTGCTGCTTCCTGACACCCATTGCCACCCCGCCCAACACCATCGTGCTCGGCCCCGGCAGATACAGCTTCATGGATTACGTCAAGGCTGGCTGGCCTTTGCAGTTAATTTCGCTCATTATGTGCTGGCTGCTTATCCCGCTGATCTGGCCTTTCCATTGA
- the queD gene encoding 6-carboxytetrahydropterin synthase QueD, whose product MTKGAFWRLTVRDDFSAGHALRHYEGKCERMHGHNFAVELTVQGQRLTPDTEMLLDFKTLKSGLKTVLDALDHRLLNETPPFDVMNPSSENLARHIWQGMAELLATHDDPQARQVRLYSVTVSEKAAQSATYMEVDD is encoded by the coding sequence ATGACAAAGGGCGCTTTCTGGCGGCTGACCGTGCGGGACGATTTCTCTGCTGGTCATGCCTTGCGGCATTACGAGGGCAAGTGCGAACGCATGCACGGCCACAATTTTGCGGTGGAACTGACCGTGCAGGGGCAGCGCCTGACCCCGGACACTGAAATGCTGCTTGATTTTAAAACGCTCAAGAGCGGGCTCAAAACAGTGCTTGACGCGCTTGACCACCGCCTGCTCAACGAAACGCCGCCCTTTGACGTCATGAATCCTTCTTCAGAAAATCTTGCCCGGCATATCTGGCAGGGCATGGCAGAACTGCTGGCAACACACGACGATCCACAGGCCCGGCAAGTGCGGCTTTACAGCGTCACAGTGTCTGAAAAAGCCGCGCAAAGCGCCACCTATATGGAAGTGGACGACTGA